CACGATCTCCGGATTCAGTTCCGCGGTCCATCCGCTGGCGGACTTGCGCACCAGAATGTCCGGCACCACGTAGTCCGCTTCACTCTTGCCGTATGCGGCGCCGGGAAACGGCTCCAGCGACCGGATCAGCACGTGCGCGTCCCGCAGCGCGTCGTCGCTTGCCTTCAGTTGCTTGCGCAAGCGCGTGAAGTCGCGCGCGGCGAGCAGTTCCAGATGGTTCGTGACGATTTCGAGCGCAAGCGTGCGCGTGGGCGACGGATCGAGCCGCAGCAATTGCAGCTTCAGACACTCCGACGCCGACCGGCCGCCGACACCCGGCGGATCGAAACTCTGGAGCAAGGCCAATGCCGCGCTGAGTTCGTCGACATCGACTTCGAGTTCGTCCGGCAAATCCGCCTGAATTTCGTCGAGCGACGACGTGAGATACCCGTCCTCATCCAGCGATTCGATCAGGAACGTGATCAGCGCGCGGTCGCGCTGATTCGCCTGCGTCATGCGCAGTTGCGCGGTGAGATGGTCGCGCAGCGTCGTCGTCGATTCGTGGATTTGCAGCGGCGGGAGGTCGTCGTCGTCGGAGGCGTTGTTCGAGCGGCCGTAGTCTTCCAGATTCCAGTTGCTCGAATCTGTGCCGCCGTCGGATGACAGGCCGTTGTACTCGTCGACGCCCTGCGGCTCGCTGCTTTCCGATCGTTCGGAACTCGACGAACTCGACGTGGAGCCGTTGCTCATCATCGGCTCGGGCGCGGCGCTGCTCGCGCCGGCCGTGGCAATCAGCGAACCGTCCGCGGCCACGCGAAGCGGACTCGCGATCCAGTCGTCGTCGTTTTCCAGCAGCGGGTTTTGCGCGACGGCCATTGCCACTTCCTGCTGCAGTTCGAGCGTCGACAACTGCAGCAGCCGGATGGACTGCTGTAGTTGCGGGGTGAGCGCAAGATGCTGCGATAGGCGAAGTTGGAGGCTGGCTTTCATGGCAAGGTTTTATTTCATTGTAGAGAGTTTGCCACGCGCGCGAAACCTCGCGGCCAATCCAAAATTAGCGTAAAAAAGCGCGTGCCGCCTCGAGGGCGGCACGTAAGTTTTGCTGTTCTCGCTCGATGCAGTGCGGTAAATCGCCGCATGCGCCGCGCGCCTGGCGTCGGCGCTACATGCGGAAATGCTCGCCGAGATACACGCGTCGCACGTTCTCATTCTCGATGATCTCGCTCGGCGCGCCGGCCGCCAGCACGCTGCCGTCGCTGATGATGTAAGCGTGATCGCAAATGCCGAGCGTCTCGCGCACGTTGTGGTCCGTGATCAGCACGCCGATGTTGCGCTGCTTCAGGAACTTCACGATCTTCTGGATTTCGAGCACGGCGATCGGATCGACGCCCGCGAAGGGCTCATCGAGCAAAATGAAGCTGGGATTCGTCGCGAGCGCCCGCGCGATTTCCACGCGCCGCCGCTCGCCGCCCGACAGCGAGAGCGCCGGATTTTCTCGCAGATGCGCAATCTGCAGTTCGTCGAGGAGGGCCTCCGCGCGCTGCGTGATGCCGTCCTTCGACAGCCGCTTGCCCGATTCGTCCGTCTGCAGTTCCAGCACGGCGCGAATGTTCTGCTCAACGGTGAGCTTGCGAAACACGGACGCTTCCTGCGGCAGATAAGACAGCCCGAGATGCGCGCGCTGATGGATCGGCAGCAGGCTGATGGACTTGCCGTCGAGATCGATCTCGCCCGCGTCGAGCGGCACGAGGCCGACGATCATATAGAACGACGTGGTCTTGCCCGCGCCGTTCGGGCCGAGCAGACCGACCACTTCGCCGCTCTTCACGTCGAGCGAGACGTCCTTCACGACGGTGCGCGAACCGTACCGCTTCTTCAGATTGCGGACGACGAGCGAACTCGACTTGCCGTCCGGCTTGCTTGGGGACATGGCGGGCGAATTCACTGCTGCGGCGTTCCTTGAATAGTGTTCGACGGCGCGAGGGTCGCGGGCGAGCCGTTGAGCGGCGCGGCGCCGCCGGAGCGGGGCGCGAGCATCGCGCGAACGCGGCCGCTCGGGTTGCCTGGACCGGCCACGTCCTTGCCGGCGCTCGCCGTGTAGAAGTCTTTCTGCCCGTCGTACGTGATGACGCTGCCGCGCACTTCGTCCTGAACCGTGGTCAGACCTTGCAGGCGGCGCACCACGGCGCGCGTCGTGAGCTTGGTGAAGTCGTTCTTGCCGTCATAGTCGATGCGCACGGCATTGCCATCGATGTATTCGTCGACGCCGTCGCGCTTCTGGCGGAAGTACGAGAGATTGCTGCCGGTGGACGTGCCGGTCGCGTATTGATAGCCCTGCGGATCCTGCGTGACTTCCACGCGATCCGCCTTGATGACGATGGTGCCCTTGGTCGCGACGACGTGACCGGTGAAGACGTTCTTCTGGTTCAGGTCGTCGTAGGACATGTTGTCCGCTTCGATGTTGAGCGGCTTGTCGCGGTCGGCTTTTTCGGCGTGCGCGGCGGGCGCGAAGCCCGCGAGCGGCAGCGCGACGAACGCGGCGGCGGCTGCGGCCAGCGCGGCCCGCATCACACGCCTCACGCGCGCGGAGGTGCGATGCGCGAACGTTGCGCCCGCGGGGCCGCCATCGGGACGAGAGATGCTGTGGTTCATGCAGTCAAGATCAGGATGGAATCCCGGGTTCACTTGGAGGAGCCGCCATTGATATCCGTGGCCGCGATCGCGCCGCGCACGTTACCGAAGAGCTTCATTTCCCGGGTGACGTTGTTGTAATTCATGCCGTTGGCGGTCATCACAGACGGACCGCGCTGAAGTTTAACCGGCTTTTCCGTTTCGATGACATCGTCGTTCACCAGCACGCGAAAATGCTGCGAATCCGCCTGCATCTGCGGATCGCCGTAACCGGCCGCGCGCAGGATGCGGGCGTTCTCGTAGAGATCGACGATGGACACGTCGCCGTTCACCGTGCCGCGCTGTGCGGTGGCCGTCACGATCGGCTTTTGCGGCTGGAACATGCGCACGGCGGGCAGCGTCAGGTCGCTGTTCTCGTCGTCCTCGTAATGGACCATGGATTTGGCAGTCAGCCGGTACTGCGTCGTGCCGGTGGAATCCAGTTCGGAGACGGAGAAGTTATCCGCGAAGTAGTCGGGCGTGTGGCGCTTGGGCTGCTCCGGCGCTTGGGGCGCGGACGGCAGCGTAGCCTGCAACAGCCAGTACGTGATGCCCGCGAGCGCCGCCATCGCGAGAAGCGGCAACAGCGAGGCGAGGCGTCGGGTGGGCGGCATGGCGTCAGTCTCCGAGCGCCGCCGCGAGCAGCGCGTCATAGCGATCCTGCGCGCGCAGAATCGCATCGCATACTTCGCGCACGGCGCCGTGGCCGCCGCGTGCTTCGGTGACCCAATGCACGCGCTCTTTCACTTCCGCGTGCGCGTTGGCCGGCGCGGCTGCGAATCCGCAGCGGCGCATGACGGCGAGATCGGGCCAGTCGTCGCCCATGTAGCCGCATTCGGCGGCGGAGATGCCGGTTGCATCGAGCAATTGCGCGAGCGCCACCGTCTTGTCCGCGACGCCCTGATAAAGATGCGTGATGCCCAGTTCCTTGGCCCGCGCCGCGACGATTCCCGACTGCCGCCCGGTGATGATCGCCGTCTGCACGCCGATGCGTTCGAGCAGCTTCACGCCGTGGCCGTCGAGCGAATTGAACGACTTCATGGTGTCGCCTTCGGCGCTGAAGTACAGGCTGCCGTCGGTGAAAACGCCGTCGACGTCGAACACCATCAGCTTGATGCGGCTCGCGCGCTCGGCGGGGAAAGGCTTCTGCGCCATCAGATTACCTTCTTGGAGAAGAGGTCGTGCATATTCAGTGCGCCGATCAGCGTCGCATCAGCATCGACGACCAGCATCTGATTGATGCGATGGCGCTCCATCAGTTCCACGGCTTCGACCGCGAGATGGTCCGGACCGATGGTGCGCGGATTGCGCGTCATCACGTCCGCGAGCTTGAGCGAGCGAAAGTCGCCGTCGCGCTGGAGAATGCGGCGCAGGTCGCCGTCCGTGAAGATGCCTTCCACGTGACGATTGCCGTTGATGACCGCCGTCATGCCCATGCGCTTCGCGGTGATCTGAAAGAGGGCGTCTGAAACGGTTGCGTCGAGCGGCACGACGGGAACCTCGTCGCCCACGCGCATCACGTCGCGCACGTAGGTCAGCAAACGCCGGCCGAGCGCGCCGCCGGGATGCGAACGCGCGAAGTCGTCGGGGCCGAAGCCGCGTGCGTCGAGGACCGCGACCGCGAGCGCGTCGCCGAGCGCCAACGCGGCGGTCGTGCTGGCGGTCGGCGCAAGGTTCATCGGGCAGGCCTCTTTTTCGACGCGTGCGTTCAGGTGCATGTCCGCGAGTTGCGCGAGGCTCGATTCCGGACGGCCGGTAATGGCGATGAGTTTCGCGCCGAGGCGCTTGATGAGCGGGAGGATGGCGACGAGTTCTTCGGTCTCGCCGGAGTTCGACAGCGCGATGAAGATGTCGTCGGCGGTGACCATGCCGAGATCGCCGTGGCTGGCTTCAGCCGGATGCACGAAAAACGCCGGCGTGCCGGTGGACGCCAGCGTGGCAGCGAACTTGCGCGCGACGTGTCCCGACTTTCCGATGCCCGAGACGACCACGCGGCCGCGACAGCCGAGCAAGGCTTCGACTGCGTTGGTGAAGTTGTCGTCGAGAAGGTCAGAGAGACCGCGAACTGCGTCCGCTTCGATCTGGATTACGCTGCGAGCCAGCGCCAGTGCCCGGTCGCCATTGATTTTCGCTATCATTCGCGGAGTATAGCAAAGGCGATTCTTCGCCGCGCCTTACGGTGCGCGACGCGCCGCCGCTTATCCGCCCCCGCGAGCCCTGGCATCAGGGGCTTCCCACGACACCGAAAACGCCGCGCCGGACACGTATCGGCGCGCTGACGACGAGGACGCTGGACGGATGACTTCTCCGCTCGAAATGACGCTGTTGTTGCTGCTGTGTTCGGTGGCGGGCGTCGTCGTATTTCGTTTTTTCAACTTGCCGCCGATGCTCGGTTATCTGGCCGTCGGCATCATCGTCGGTCCGCACGCGGCCGGTATCGCGCCGGATACCGAGCGCGCGCAGCACCTCGCCGAATTCGGCGTCGTGTTCCTGATGTTCTCCATCGGTCTCGAATTCTCGCTCGCGAAGCTGCGCTCGATGCGGCGCATCGTCTTCGGCCTCGGCGCGAGCCAGGTCGGCGCGACGATCGTCTTCGCGCTCGTCGTCGGGTGGATCGCGCATTTCTGGACCACGATGTCGTGGCAGGCGAGCTTCGCGCTCGGCGGCGCGCTTTCCATGTCTTCCACCGCGATCGTCAGCAAGCTGCTCGCGGAGCGGCTAGAACTGGAATCGGAGCACGGCCGCAATATCTTCGGCGTGCTGCTGTTTCAGGATCTAGCGGTCGTGCCGCTGCTCATCATCATCGCGGCGTTTGCGAACGGTAATTCGTCGCAACTGGTGATGTGGCTCGGCATTGCGGCGGTGAAGATCGTCGTCGCGCTGACGGTTTTGCTGTTCCTCGGCCAGAAGTTCATGACGCGCTGGTTCGATCTCGTCGCGCGGCGGCGCTCGCAAGAGCTGTTCATGCTGAACCTGCTGCTGGTGACGCTCGGCGCGGCGTTCATCACGGACAAGTTCGGGCTGTCGCTCGCGCTCGGCGCGTTCATCGCGGGCATGCTGATCGCGGAAACGCCGTACCGGCATCAGGTGGAAGAGGACATCAAGCCGTTTCGCGACGTGCTGCTCGGCGTGTTCTTCGTGACGACGGGCATGCTGCTCAATCCGCGCGTGATCTGGGAGCACCCGCTTCTCGTGCTCGCGTTTTTCGTCGTGCCCATTTTATTGAAAGCCGTGATGATCACCGGCCTCGCGCGCCTGTTCGGCTCGCCGCCCGGCGTCGCCATGCGCACGGGGCTCGGGCTCGCGCAGGCGGGCGAATTCGGCTTCGTGCTCCTGAACCTCATTCGGGACTCGCATCTGGTCGACGCCACCATCCTTCAGGCGCTCCTTTCCGCGATGCTGCTCTCGATGCTCGCCGCGCCGTTCGTCATCCAGAACGCGGACCGAATCGTGCTGCGGCTGTCGTCGACCGAATGGATGCTGCAATCGCTGCAAATGACGAAGATCGCGACGCAAAGTCTCAAGCAGAGCGGCCACGTCATTATTTGCGGCTACGGCCGCGCCGGGCAGAACCTCGCGCGCATGCTGGAACAGGAAGGTATTTCGTACGTTGCGCTCGATCTCGACCCGGATCGCGTGGCGGCGGCCGCGGCGGCAGGCGAATCTGTCGTGTTCGGCGATGCCGGGCGGCGCGAATCGCTTGTGGCTGCCGGCCTGAACCGCGCGGCGACGGTCGCGATCACGTACGCGAACACGCCGTCCGCCATGCGCGTGCTGCACAACATCCACGAACTCGCGCCGACGCTGCCGGTGATCGTGCGCACGGTCGACGACGCGGATCTCGAAAAGCTGACCGCCGCGGGCGCGACGGAAGTGATTCCGGAGATCGTCGAAGGCAGTCTGATGCTCGCCTCGCATACGCTCGTGCTGATGGGCGTGCCGATGCGCCGCGTTGTGCGGCGCGTCGAAGAAATGCGCGATGCGCGCTACAGCCTGTTGCGCGGCTATTTCCACGGCGCCGACGATCTCGACGACGACGATGGCCACGAGCAGGTGCGGCTACAATCCGTACCGATCGACGAACATTCGGAGGCGGTCGGGCATTCGCTCGACGATCTCGGTCTCGTCGGCAACGGTGTCGAAGTGACCGCCATTCGCCGTCACGGCATCCGGGGCGTCCAGCCGGACCCCGAAACCAGGCTCCGCGCGAACGACATCGTCGTGTTGCGCGGCCTGCCCGAAGTGCTCGCTCAGGCCGAGGAACGGCTTTCGCGCAATCGCCGGGCAGCCTAACGTTCTCTTCATCAGGCAAGCGCGGCCTCACAGCGCGGATTTCCGGAGAAGTCATGTCCACCATTTCATCGAGCGCACCGTCTGCATCGTCAGATGCCGCGCGGTTCATCAAGGAGCGCGTGCGCACGGTCGAAGACTGGCCGCAAGCCGGCGTGCAGTTTCGCGATATCACGCCCGTGTTGCAGGACCGCCGCGCGTTGCGCACGCTCATCGACCTGTTCGTGCAGCGCTATATCGACGCGAACCTGAACGTCATCGCGGGCATGGATGCGCGCGGGTTCATCATCGGGCCGATTCTCGCGTACGAGCTAAGTCTGGGCTTCGTGCCGATTCGCAAGAAGGGCAAGCTGCCGTACAAGACGCTCTCGCAGTCGTACGAACTGGAATACGGCAGCGCGACGGTCGAGATTCACGAGGACGCGTGCCAGCCCGGCGACCGCGTCGTGATCGTCGACGATCTGGTGGCGACCGGCGGCACGATGATGGCCGGCAAGATCTTGCTGGAGCGGCTCGGCGCGCAGGTCGTCGAAGCGGCGGCGATCATCGACTTGCCCGATCTCGGCGGCTCGAAGCTGCTGCGCGACGGTGGGTTGCCGCTTTATACAGTCTGCGAGTTCGGAGGCCATTAATGCCGAACGTCCTGTTGTTTCTCGCGACGTCGGTGGCAATCACCATCGCGCCGGGGCCCGACAATCTGCAAGTGCTCGCGCGCGGCATCTCGCAAGGCCGGCTCGCGGGCGTGGTCGCGGCGCTCGGTTTCGCGTGCGGCGTGATCTTTCATACGACGCTCGCCGCTTTGGGCGTCGCGGCGCTCTTGCGCTCGTCGCCGCTGGCGTTTCAGGCGGTGAAGCTCGCGGGCGCGGCTTATCTCGTGTGGATCGGCATCAAGGCGCTGCGCAGCCACGGTCTCGCGACGGCGCACGCGCGCCCGAGCCAGCCGCTGTCGACCGTGTTCCGGCAGAGCGTGCTCGGCAACATGCTCAATCCGAAGGTGACGCTGTTCTTCATCGTGTTCCTGCCGCAGTTCGTCGATCCGCACGGCGCGCAAAGCGTGATGCTCCAGATGTTCGAGCTGGGCGGCGTGTTCATGTTGCAGACCGTCGCGGTGTTCTCGCTCTTCGGCATCGGCGCGGGGATGATCGGCGCGTGGCTCAAGCGGCGTCCGCGCGTGGGCGTCTGGCTCGATCGGCTCGCGGGCGTGACCTTTATCGCGCTCGGCATTCGCGTGGCGCTGCGCGACTGATTTCGCTGTGCCGCACCGCGCCTGCGCGCGTCCTTCGTTCATCACGGTCCCGCCGGAGCCTTCATGACTTTGCCTTGCCTCGTCGCCGCCCGCCGTTTCGACGCCGCCGCACACGCGCCGTTCTTTATCGGCGATGAACGCGTCGGCTGGATTCGCAAGACGGATGTCGCCTTGCTCGCGCGCTGGCCGGAAACGTTCGTAATTGGCGACGACGACGTGCGTCTGAACCCGTCGCTCGACGATATCGATAAGCGCAGCGCGGCGCTCGCCTCTGTCATCGCCGCGCTGCACGCCGACGGCAATATTCCCGGCTGGCGCGACGAGACCTACGCGATCCGCAATCATTTCGACGCCGCGCCGCTCGCGTTCATCGAACGCGCGGCCTCGCGCTTTTTCGGCACGATCACATACGCGGTGCATGTGAACGGCATCGTAAAATATCGGGATAGCGCGCTGCGGCTCTGGATCGCGCGGCGCAGCCACACCAAGTCGACCGATCCCGGCATGCTGGACAACGTGGTGGCGGGCGGCATCGGCTGGGGTTACGGGCTTATGCCGACGCTCGCCAAGGAATGCTGGGAAGAAGCGGGAATGCCCGAAGAGCTGGCCATGACCGCGACGCCGGGCGGCACGTTCCACGTCCTGCAATCGGCGCCGGAAGGCACGCAGGCCGAACAGATCTTCGTGTATGACATCGCGCTGCCGCCGGACTTCACGCCGCGCAATCAGGATGGCGAAGTCGCCCAACATCGCGAGGCGAGCATCGAAGAAGTCGCGCGCTGGATCGAAGAAGGCGAGATGACCGTCGATGCGAGCCTCGCCACGCTCGATTGTCTGCTGCGCCATCGCTGGATCGACGAAGACGCCTGCCAGGGCATCGAGGCGCTCTACGCGCCGCCGCCCGTTTAATCATCGAGCATCAACGCATTGAGGAAGGAGTAACCGGTTCATGTCGACCGAACATAGTTTTATCCTGAAGTTGTCGTGCCCGGACCGGCCGGGAATCGTGCATGCCGTCTCCGGCTTTCTGTTCGATCTCGGCGCGAACATTCTGGATTCGGCGCAATTCGGCGACAGCCGCACCGGCGAATTCTTCATGCGGGTGCATTTTCAGGAAGTGGGCGGCGATCCCGGCCTCGACGCGCTGCGCAAGTCGTTCGCCACGCTCGCCGATGAGTTCGGCATGCGCTGGGAATTGCACGATGCGCTGGCGAAACCGCGCGTCGTCATCATGGTGTCAAAGATCGGCCACTGCCTGAACGACCTGCTGTTCCGCTATCGCACGGGACAATTGCAGATCGAGATTCCGGCGATCGTCTCGAACCACAAGGATTTTTATCAGCTCGCCGCGAGCTACGACATTCCGTTCCACCACTTGCCGCTCAACGG
The Caballeronia sp. M1242 DNA segment above includes these coding regions:
- the lptA gene encoding lipopolysaccharide transport periplasmic protein LptA, with the protein product MRAALAAAAAAFVALPLAGFAPAAHAEKADRDKPLNIEADNMSYDDLNQKNVFTGHVVATKGTIVIKADRVEVTQDPQGYQYATGTSTGSNLSYFRQKRDGVDEYIDGNAVRIDYDGKNDFTKLTTRAVVRRLQGLTTVQDEVRGSVITYDGQKDFYTASAGKDVAGPGNPSGRVRAMLAPRSGGAAPLNGSPATLAPSNTIQGTPQQ
- the purU gene encoding formyltetrahydrofolate deformylase — encoded protein: MSTEHSFILKLSCPDRPGIVHAVSGFLFDLGANILDSAQFGDSRTGEFFMRVHFQEVGGDPGLDALRKSFATLADEFGMRWELHDALAKPRVVIMVSKIGHCLNDLLFRYRTGQLQIEIPAIVSNHKDFYQLAASYDIPFHHLPLNGGTAQAKAAQEARVMEIIEQHDTDLVVLARYMQILSPDMCDKLAGRAINIHHSFLPSFKGAKPYYQAFDRGVKLIGATAHYVTTDLDEGPIIEQEVERVDHSMTPDQLTAIGRDVECVTLARAVKWHVEHRIVLNGSKTVVFR
- a CDS encoding RNA polymerase factor sigma-54 — its product is MKASLQLRLSQHLALTPQLQQSIRLLQLSTLELQQEVAMAVAQNPLLENDDDWIASPLRVAADGSLIATAGASSAAPEPMMSNGSTSSSSSSERSESSEPQGVDEYNGLSSDGGTDSSNWNLEDYGRSNNASDDDDLPPLQIHESTTTLRDHLTAQLRMTQANQRDRALITFLIESLDEDGYLTSSLDEIQADLPDELEVDVDELSAALALLQSFDPPGVGGRSASECLKLQLLRLDPSPTRTLALEIVTNHLELLAARDFTRLRKQLKASDDALRDAHVLIRSLEPFPGAAYGKSEADYVVPDILVRKSASGWTAELNPEIVPRLRINHLYANILRNNRGDPGSGSLRQQLQEARWLIKNIQQRFETILRVAQAIVERQKNFFAHGEIAMRPLVLREIADTLGLHESTVSRVTTGKYMLTPFGTLEFKYFFGSHVSTDTGGAASSTAIRALIKQLIGAEDPKTPLSDSRIAELLAEQGFVVARRTVAKYREALKIPAVNLRKSL
- the kdsD gene encoding arabinose 5-phosphate isomerase KdsD, with translation MIAKINGDRALALARSVIQIEADAVRGLSDLLDDNFTNAVEALLGCRGRVVVSGIGKSGHVARKFAATLASTGTPAFFVHPAEASHGDLGMVTADDIFIALSNSGETEELVAILPLIKRLGAKLIAITGRPESSLAQLADMHLNARVEKEACPMNLAPTASTTAALALGDALAVAVLDARGFGPDDFARSHPGGALGRRLLTYVRDVMRVGDEVPVVPLDATVSDALFQITAKRMGMTAVINGNRHVEGIFTDGDLRRILQRDGDFRSLKLADVMTRNPRTIGPDHLAVEAVELMERHRINQMLVVDADATLIGALNMHDLFSKKVI
- the lptB gene encoding LPS export ABC transporter ATP-binding protein, which translates into the protein MSPSKPDGKSSSLVVRNLKKRYGSRTVVKDVSLDVKSGEVVGLLGPNGAGKTTSFYMIVGLVPLDAGEIDLDGKSISLLPIHQRAHLGLSYLPQEASVFRKLTVEQNIRAVLELQTDESGKRLSKDGITQRAEALLDELQIAHLRENPALSLSGGERRRVEIARALATNPSFILLDEPFAGVDPIAVLEIQKIVKFLKQRNIGVLITDHNVRETLGICDHAYIISDGSVLAAGAPSEIIENENVRRVYLGEHFRM
- the lptC gene encoding LPS export ABC transporter periplasmic protein LptC, which encodes MPPTRRLASLLPLLAMAALAGITYWLLQATLPSAPQAPEQPKRHTPDYFADNFSVSELDSTGTTQYRLTAKSMVHYEDDENSDLTLPAVRMFQPQKPIVTATAQRGTVNGDVSIVDLYENARILRAAGYGDPQMQADSQHFRVLVNDDVIETEKPVKLQRGPSVMTANGMNYNNVTREMKLFGNVRGAIAATDINGGSSK
- a CDS encoding LysE family translocator, with amino-acid sequence MPNVLLFLATSVAITIAPGPDNLQVLARGISQGRLAGVVAALGFACGVIFHTTLAALGVAALLRSSPLAFQAVKLAGAAYLVWIGIKALRSHGLATAHARPSQPLSTVFRQSVLGNMLNPKVTLFFIVFLPQFVDPHGAQSVMLQMFELGGVFMLQTVAVFSLFGIGAGMIGAWLKRRPRVGVWLDRLAGVTFIALGIRVALRD
- a CDS encoding adenine phosphoribosyltransferase; this translates as MSTISSSAPSASSDAARFIKERVRTVEDWPQAGVQFRDITPVLQDRRALRTLIDLFVQRYIDANLNVIAGMDARGFIIGPILAYELSLGFVPIRKKGKLPYKTLSQSYELEYGSATVEIHEDACQPGDRVVIVDDLVATGGTMMAGKILLERLGAQVVEAAAIIDLPDLGGSKLLRDGGLPLYTVCEFGGH
- a CDS encoding NUDIX hydrolase family protein — encoded protein: MTLPCLVAARRFDAAAHAPFFIGDERVGWIRKTDVALLARWPETFVIGDDDVRLNPSLDDIDKRSAALASVIAALHADGNIPGWRDETYAIRNHFDAAPLAFIERAASRFFGTITYAVHVNGIVKYRDSALRLWIARRSHTKSTDPGMLDNVVAGGIGWGYGLMPTLAKECWEEAGMPEELAMTATPGGTFHVLQSAPEGTQAEQIFVYDIALPPDFTPRNQDGEVAQHREASIEEVARWIEEGEMTVDASLATLDCLLRHRWIDEDACQGIEALYAPPPV
- a CDS encoding cation:proton antiporter; its protein translation is MTSPLEMTLLLLLCSVAGVVVFRFFNLPPMLGYLAVGIIVGPHAAGIAPDTERAQHLAEFGVVFLMFSIGLEFSLAKLRSMRRIVFGLGASQVGATIVFALVVGWIAHFWTTMSWQASFALGGALSMSSTAIVSKLLAERLELESEHGRNIFGVLLFQDLAVVPLLIIIAAFANGNSSQLVMWLGIAAVKIVVALTVLLFLGQKFMTRWFDLVARRRSQELFMLNLLLVTLGAAFITDKFGLSLALGAFIAGMLIAETPYRHQVEEDIKPFRDVLLGVFFVTTGMLLNPRVIWEHPLLVLAFFVVPILLKAVMITGLARLFGSPPGVAMRTGLGLAQAGEFGFVLLNLIRDSHLVDATILQALLSAMLLSMLAAPFVIQNADRIVLRLSSTEWMLQSLQMTKIATQSLKQSGHVIICGYGRAGQNLARMLEQEGISYVALDLDPDRVAAAAAAGESVVFGDAGRRESLVAAGLNRAATVAITYANTPSAMRVLHNIHELAPTLPVIVRTVDDADLEKLTAAGATEVIPEIVEGSLMLASHTLVLMGVPMRRVVRRVEEMRDARYSLLRGYFHGADDLDDDDGHEQVRLQSVPIDEHSEAVGHSLDDLGLVGNGVEVTAIRRHGIRGVQPDPETRLRANDIVVLRGLPEVLAQAEERLSRNRRAA
- a CDS encoding HAD family hydrolase, with amino-acid sequence MAQKPFPAERASRIKLMVFDVDGVFTDGSLYFSAEGDTMKSFNSLDGHGVKLLERIGVQTAIITGRQSGIVAARAKELGITHLYQGVADKTVALAQLLDATGISAAECGYMGDDWPDLAVMRRCGFAAAPANAHAEVKERVHWVTEARGGHGAVREVCDAILRAQDRYDALLAAALGD